A DNA window from Helianthus annuus cultivar XRQ/B chromosome 15, HanXRQr2.0-SUNRISE, whole genome shotgun sequence contains the following coding sequences:
- the LOC110910270 gene encoding BSD domain-containing protein 1: MNFFKSILSDDLEPENTDNNRNFNSDSPLNHQQTEKSESKHTDMDSASSGEVSGSTGGSLWSFGDLVKTITTRSESVLETYRRDLKEFGSGLRKESDLFREVANRAVKDLPNSIEVGASAIDGVLKSTVEIISQGTDVVLEPSDADDSVNSVNSESVRSSRVYNRFESQLNAIQPDVRTYCDDPEDLDEYNKWKLGFVLSDMEGEIEKLIGGGGSVEEIYKKVVPNPVDDVSFWCRYFYRVNKLKQQEEMRAHFVRRALSVDHEEELSWDVDDEEDETRLPETERKHNSSDNSKTVTSNVVDDDHVNKNSDVAVVNMNDVPKVDQNREYSKNGGEDRLDDKNGVEAVKLSGGGAFDHQKVESVVKTDESLSDNQKAESVAKTDETLVCKEKSGKDLQADEDLEWDEIGDIGEDDEKHVVQGETAKKGEFLKRVNIAEDDEDLSWDIEDDDEPVKTTNAM; the protein is encoded by the coding sequence ATGAATTTCTTCAAATCTATCTTATCAGACGATCTAGAGCCTGAAAATACGGACAATAACCGCAATTTCAACTCCGATTCTCCTCTAAATCATCAACAAACCGAAAAATCTGAATCTAAACACACGGATATGGATTCCGCTTCTTCCGGCGAGGTTTCCGGCAGCACCGGCGGCAGTTTATGGAGCTTCGGAGACCTAGTGAAGACTATAACCACCAGATCTGAATCCGTACTCGAAACCTACCGTAGAGATCTGAAGGAATTCGGATCTGGTTTGAGGAAAGAATCCGATTTGTTCCGTGAAGTTGCGAATCGCGCAGTGAAGGATCTACCGAATTCAATCGAGGTCGGAGCGTCGGCGATCGACGGAGTGTTGAAATCGACGGTGGAGATTATCTCGCAAGGTACGGATGTTGTTCTAGAACCTTCTGATGCTGATGATTCTGTTAATTCCGTTAATTCGGAATCTGTACGGAGTTCTAGAGTGTATAACCGTTTTGAGTCTCAATTGAATGCGATTCAACCTGATGTTAGAACTTATTGTGATGATCCTGAGGATTTAGATGAGTATAATAAGTGGAAATTAGGTTTTGTGTTGAGTGATATGGAAGGTGAAATTGAGAAATTGATTGGAGGTGGTGGATCTGTTGAAGAAATTTATAAAAAAGTTGTTCCGAATCCGGTTGATGATGTAAGTTTTTGGTGTAGGTATTTCTATAGGGTGAATAAGCTTAAACAGCAGGAAGAGATGAGAGCTCATTTCGTTAGGCGAGCGTTGAGTGTTGACCATGAAGAAGAGTTGAGTTGGGatgttgatgatgaagaagacGAAACTCGTTTGCCAGAAACCGAAAGGAAACATAATTCTAGTGATAATTCTAAAACTGTAACCTCgaatgttgttgatgatgatcatgTGAACAAGAATAGTGATGTGGCGGTTGTTAACATGAACGATGTGCCAAAAGTTGATCAAAATCGTGAGTACAGTAAAAATGGTGGTGAAGATCGTCTTGATGACAAGAACGGTGTGGAGGCGGTGAAGTTGAGTGGTGGAGGCGCGTTTGATCATCAGAAAGTAGAATCGGTGGTAAAAACTGATGAAAGTCTTTCTGATAATCAGAAAGCCGAATCGGTGGCAAAAACTGATGAAACTCTTGTTTGTAAAGAAAAATCTGGTAAAGATTTGCAGGCGGATGAAGATCTGGAGTGGGATGAAATTGGGGATATTGGGGAGGATGACGAAAAACATGTCGTTCAAGGTGAAACCGCGAAGAAAGGTGAGTTCTTAAAGCGTGTAAATATtgctgaagatgatgaagatttgaGTTGGGATATAGAAGATGACGACGAGCCTGTGAAAACCACCAATGCAATGTAA